In the Malaya genurostris strain Urasoe2022 chromosome 1, Malgen_1.1, whole genome shotgun sequence genome, one interval contains:
- the LOC131425126 gene encoding SREBP regulating gene protein: MWYAVITRFFRRRLVLAIIFCLSLTYCMVRLISKNVSLNLDGDLFQPNLQREKPIIWTNSILEDRNRSNDLSVTCRNSVQGKALIVDDRGFVCMRSELLWTGCCNIEVESTKLFLCDTCQNNACCTIYEYCVSCCMNPNKRSVLEKVLAKASGHQIAVYATVNDQYELCLTKCRTNSHSVQNENKYRDPKLKHCYGETEEQISIHNIKNSDSAAVDSNDNNALINNT, encoded by the exons ATGTGGTATGCTGTTATCACTCGTTTCTTTCGGCGTAGATTGGTACTAGCTATTATTTTTTGTCTTTCCCTGACCTACTGTATGGTTCGATTAATCAGCAAA AACGTATCCTTGAATCTTGACGGTGATCTGTTTCAACCAAATTTACAAAGAGAAAAACCGATCATTTGGACAAATTCAATTCTCGAAGACCGAAATAGGTCCAATGATCTTTCAGTTACCTGTAGAAATTCTGTTCAAGGTAAAGCTCTGATTGTTGACGATCGAGGCTTTGTGTGTATGAGGTCGGAGTTGCTGTGGACAGGGTGTTGTAACATAGAAGTAGAAAGTACAAAACTATTCCTCTGCGACACTTGTCAAAATAACGCTTGTTGTACAATATACGAATACTGTGTGTCATGTTGTATGAATCCAAACAAG AGATCAGTCCTGGAGAAAGTACTTGCTAAAGCCAGTGGTCACCAGATCGCGGTTTACGCTACAGTGAATGATCAATATGAACTATGTCTGACCAAGTGTCGAACAAATTCACACTCCGTtcaaaacgaaaataaatacCGTGATCCAAAATTGAAACATTGTTACGGCGAAACAGAagaacaaatttcaattcataacATTAAAAACAGTGATAGTGCTGCTGTTGATTCTAATGATAACAATGCTTTAATAAATAACACCTAA